A window from Kovacikia minuta CCNUW1 encodes these proteins:
- a CDS encoding 3-deoxy-7-phosphoheptulonate synthase has product MRTTYNLKVVETENPMRKTYDLHVVETRPLLSPAYIHSELPISEKAATVVSETRDRIRNILQGNDQRLLMIVGPCSIHDVNAALEYGEKLARLRTELEDQLEIVMRVYFEKPRTTTGWKGLINDPHLDGSYDINTGLRWARKLLLDLAHLGLPAATELLDPIIPQYIADVISWTAIGARTTESQTHREMASGLSMPVGFKNGTDGSLKIAMNAMLSASHPHRFLGINSHGLASIVTTTGNPDGHLVLRGGKGKPNYSAEYVNQAASELVQHGLNHRIMIDCSHDNSAKDYTKQPIALQSIAEQLQAGSRNIMGGMIESHLIAGNQPISPDLSKLVYGQSVTDACVDFGTTTEMLRNLAKAVSTRQLQPSK; this is encoded by the coding sequence ATGCGCACAACCTACAACCTGAAAGTTGTTGAAACTGAAAACCCTATGCGCAAGACCTATGACCTGCATGTCGTTGAAACCCGTCCCCTGCTGAGTCCGGCATATATTCATAGTGAACTGCCGATCAGCGAAAAGGCAGCGACCGTTGTTTCAGAAACCCGCGATCGCATCCGCAATATTCTGCAAGGGAACGATCAACGCTTACTGATGATTGTTGGTCCTTGCTCCATTCATGATGTCAACGCAGCGCTGGAATACGGCGAAAAACTTGCCCGACTAAGAACAGAGTTAGAAGACCAGCTTGAAATTGTCATGCGGGTCTACTTTGAAAAACCACGTACCACGACTGGATGGAAAGGGCTAATCAATGATCCCCATCTAGACGGGAGCTACGACATCAATACTGGATTGCGGTGGGCACGCAAATTACTGTTAGATCTGGCCCACTTAGGATTGCCCGCCGCCACCGAATTGCTTGATCCCATCATCCCTCAATACATTGCGGATGTCATCTCCTGGACTGCAATTGGGGCACGCACTACCGAAAGTCAGACCCACCGGGAAATGGCGTCTGGTCTCTCGATGCCTGTGGGCTTCAAAAATGGCACTGACGGTAGCCTGAAAATTGCCATGAATGCCATGCTTTCCGCCAGCCATCCACATCGCTTTTTGGGCATCAATTCCCACGGCTTAGCCAGTATTGTTACGACGACAGGAAACCCCGATGGGCACCTGGTTTTGCGGGGTGGTAAAGGTAAACCCAACTATAGTGCAGAGTACGTCAACCAGGCTGCCAGCGAACTGGTTCAACATGGTCTCAATCATCGCATCATGATTGATTGTAGCCATGACAACTCGGCAAAAGATTACACCAAGCAGCCGATCGCGCTTCAGAGTATTGCCGAGCAACTTCAGGCAGGTTCGCGAAACATTATGGGAGGAATGATTGAAAGCCACCTAATTGCTGGTAATCAGCCAATTTCCCCAGATTTAAGCAAACTTGTTTACGGTCAAAGTGTTACCGATGCTTGCGTTGACTTTGGAACCACCACTGAGATGTTGCGGAATCTGGCAAAAGCCGTTTCCACCAGACAGTTACAACCATCTAAGTGA